The sequence cattgaatgtattcaaatcacagatagatagatttttaaccaataagggaattaagggtaatggggagcgggcgggtaagtggagctgagtccacggccagatcggccatgatcttattgaatggcggagcaggctcgaggtgctcgatggcctacttctgttcctaactcttatgacaggaagcaaagaataggagtaatagggtacttttcagaatggcaggcagtgactagtggggtaccgcaaagttctgtgctggggccccagctgtttacattgtacattaatgatttagacaaggggattaaatgtagtatctccaaatttgcggatgacactaagttgggtggcagtgtgagctgtgaggaggatgctatgaggctgaaaagtgacttggataggtcaggtgagtgggcaaatgcttggcagatgaagtataatgtggataaatgtgaggtcatccactttggttgtaaaaatagagatacagactattatctgaatggtgacagattaggaaaaggggaggtgcaacgagacctgggtgtcatggtacatcagtcattgaaggttggcatgcaggtacagcaggtggtgaagaaggcaaatggcatgttggccttcatagcgaggggatttgagtacaggggcagggagttgttactacagttgtacagggccttggtgaggccacacctggagtactgtgtacaattttggtctcctaacttgaggaaggacattcttgctattgaaggagtgcagcgaaggttcatcagactgattctcgggatggcgggactgacatatcaagaaagactggatcaactgggcttgtattcaatggagttcagaagaatgagaggggatctcatagaaacgtttaaaattctgatgtgtttagacaggttagatgcaggaagaatgttccaaatgttggggaagtccagaaccaggggtcaccgtctaaggataaggggtaagccatttaggactgagatgaggagaaacttcttcgcccagagtggtgaacctgtggagttctctaccacagaaagttgttgaggccaattcattaaatatattcaaaaaggagttagatgtagtccttactactagggggatcatggggtatggcgagaaagcgggaatggggtactgaagttgcatgttcagccatgatgtcattaaatggcggtgcaggctcgaagggccgaatagcctactcctgcacctattttctatgtttctatgtaagcttcGATGATAAATGTCTATAATTCGCAGACTTAAAAGGATATTCCGTTCATCGtgcatatgctgatttaaaacataGACCTTGGCGAAAAATAGATATCTATACAGAACATGTTACTcaactatctctccctccctcgccctcctgtgaggcggtgggtggctcttagaAGAGCCTTTGCTTTTTGCTTGGGGGAAGAGGGTCGCGTTGAATCCATAGAATGCGGCCCAgccgtttcagagcgtacaccacatccatggaagTGACCATCTTGCGCTTGGCTGCTCAGTGTAGGTCTGAACTGACCGGCTCAGGAGAGAAATACACAGCCCGGAAACGGCCGGAGCTCCCGAGAGCAGAACCAGCATTCAAactatctcaaaccagaccagaattaaactaggcccttttaatAACCGCCGACTCTCTTCATACAGCTTTCATTGATAGACTAAAAAATATTTAGGGAACCGgttgcggtatttatacaatttttGAGTCTTTAACAACTGTAGTTCAATTATTCGCTGCTAACTAGAAGAGCGTTTGTGTGAGTagagaaccgtaatgcagagacaggtaactgaaaactcccgcatacAGGTCTGAAATAGGCCAATTTATCGGTACATTACCTCAAGGTCTCCATTCAGACAGTAAGCAgcctttcacagatactgtgggtggctctgaaaagagcctttgggttattagattaaatctgtccgctttacttgctcttggacgatgtggtggttttcttgggtagcagcacagcctggatattaggcagcactccgccctgagcgatggtcacctttcccagcagcttgttgagctcctcgtcgttgcggatggccagctgcaggtgtctggggatgatgcgggtcttcttgttgtcgcgggccgcgttgccggccaactccaggatttcagcggtcagatactcgagcacagcagccatgtagaccggggctccggcacccacacgctgagcgtagttccccttccgcaggagcctgtgaacacggcccacagggaactgcagtccggcccgggaggagcgagacttggccttggcccgagcttttccGCTAGTTTTCCCTCTTCCAGACATTTGCACAATCCACAGgctgagagaaagaatgagaagctcctcccacatctgcccttcttatagctTCTGGAGGGATTCAGGGAGTGAAGTTGTAATTGGTTACTCTGTAGTGAATTTCATTGGTtgtttccgatgaccaatcacagcctTAGTCCACCAATGGaaggagggcggaaattactggttCTCAACAGTCAGAAGCTAacgattttttaaattcaaaaatcccgcctaCAATTGTTAAAATTGTGAATTATACTAGTAACTTCAGCATTAGCAAATACTTCAAAACATTCTTTCCTTTTATCTTATTCCATATTTCCCTTGCAAATTCCAGGCTGCTACAATCAGGATTACATTCGGCTTcagtttcaaactgtctgtaacgggcgggactcagttcccactgattctgtaatgggacacattccagctcaatctttgtaaaagtgaacttcTTTTCACAGTAACTGCTGTggaagtgagaccagaactgggacaaGAGAAGAGGGACAGTGTTCAAACTGCCTCCGTCCTggtctctaagaactcccattctgggttgttacactgcggggagtctcgggttaataaacggactgagccGCAACGGAATCAAAAAAGTGAAAAGGGCTCGAGTGAGAATGTGAGACTAAAATCGGAGTTTCCCCGCCCCCCAAAATAAGCCCTTTGTCAGCAGGCGATGTGAATGAACAGGTCTGAGAGTAAAGGGAATGCGACCAGGGACCGTTTGTAGTTTACTCACTGCGGGAAATTCCAGCGACGCCAAGGTCAAACCAGACAGTGAAGCTTCTTGAGAATTCAAAACTGAATCTATaactggaactgcaaaggttctcacacacttgttctggaaataattacagtaaattcagtataaagggtgtgtgcagctctttcaattatgttgtgggtggctcttaaaagagccgttgtgtttggggcttgttctgtcaggacagcgtggagttttacttggagctggtgtacttggtcaccgcctttgtcccttccgacacggcgtgcttggccagctcccctggcagcagcaggcgcacagcggtctggatctcccgggagctgatggtgcagcGCTTGTTGTAATGAGCCAGGCGGGACGCCTctcccgcgatgcgctcgaaaatatcgttcacaaacgagttcatgatgcccatggccttggaggagatgccggtgtcggggtgaacctgcttcatcactttgtagatgtagatggagtaactctcctttctcgactttctgcgcttcttgccgcccttcggtggtgttttcttgttgactttcttggcgcctttcttcgAAGCTGGTTTAttttcctcaggcatcgtcttgtttaGTCAGGCACAGATCTGAAGGGAGCTCTGCTCCGGGCTCGCGTTATATAGGCagcccccacactccgcccacagccctatgctaatgagggatgggtgaaggcaatgaTTCTGATTGGTTCATTGGTCGcattgtcaatttccattgttctatatgtctctgattggtctctttaaacatccaatcagatttattgctcgccacaatctcaaattcttggaTGAGGTCATCAGTTACATCCCCTCCCGATTTGTACTCTTTTCtttatgtttctattctgctctcaggcaaaCATGCTTACTGACGGCGGTCTTGTGAGGAAGGTTCATTCACGTGttttcctatatatatatatattcaataatctgaacagcaaactcgctgctgtCTTTGTCGGTCTAGATGTCTAAATGTTCCAGACATTGACCTGTTTA is a genomic window of Pristiophorus japonicus isolate sPriJap1 unplaced genomic scaffold, sPriJap1.hap1 HAP1_SCAFFOLD_476, whole genome shotgun sequence containing:
- the LOC139252678 gene encoding histone H2A type 2-A-like; this encodes MSGRGKTSGKARAKAKSRSSRAGLQFPVGRVHRLLRKGNYAQRVGAGAPVYMAAVLEYLTAEILELAGNAARDNKKTRIIPRHLQLAIRNDEELNKLLGKVTIAQGGVLPNIQAVLLPKKTTTSSKSK